The sequence GATTGCTGAAAAAGGCGCAAAACGTGGTGGTGGCTTTATTCAGGTAAAAGATGTATTGAGTAAAGTGGTCGACAGAATTGACAGCCTGTTTGAGCAAGACAGTGCTATTACCGGCTTACCGACCGGATTCATTGACTTTGATGAGCAAACCTCAGGTTTGCAACCGGCCGATTTGGTGATTGTTGCTGGTCGCCCATCAATGGGTAAAACCACCTTCGCAATGAATATTGCCGAAAATGGTGCCATACACAGTAAACAACCTGTAGCGGTGTTCAGTATGGAGATGCCTGCAGATGCGTTGGCCATGCGTATGCTGTCTTCATTGGGCCGAATCGATCAGCATCGCTTACGTACGGGTAAATTAAATGATGATGATTGGCCTCGGTTAACATCAGCGATAGCTTTGCTTAATGAAGCGCCGTTATTTATAGATGACACTCCTGCGTTAAGTCCAACAGAATTACGTGCCCGTGCTAGACGTCTTAAACGTGAGCATGGTCTAAGTTTAATCGTGATTGACTATCTGCAATTAATGCAGGGTAACGCCGGTAAAGCCAATGAAAACAGAGCTACCGAGATTTCTGAAATATCGCGATCATTAAAAGCACTGGGTAAAGAACTGGAAGTACCGGTGATTGCCTTATCCCAGTTAAACCGAAGTCTTGAACAACGTCCAAATAAACGTCCGGTAATGTCTGATTTGCGTGAATCGGGTGCGATTGAGCAGGATGCGGATCTCATCGTCTTTATTTATAGGGATGAAGTCTACAATTCAGATTCACCTGATAAAGGTAAAGCCGAAATTATCATTGGTAAACAGCGTAATGGTCCTATTGGTACCGTGGCGTTAACATTCCAGGGCAAGTACACACGATTTGAGAATTTTGCCCCAAGTTATTACGAAGATCAGGATAATTATCCGAGCTACGGCGAGGAGTAACATTGACTTTCCCCACTGCGACTATTTCTATTAGTGCCTTACAGCATAACTTTGCACGGGTAAAACACTATGCACCCAAGAG is a genomic window of Methylophaga thalassica containing:
- the dnaB gene encoding replicative DNA helicase, with translation MEDLNYFDSFKDSATEALKVPPHSIEAEQSVLGGLMLDNSAWEQVADLLVEQDFYRHDHQLIYRAIAQLMEHSQPVDVITLAEWHDKRGELDQVGELAYLGMLARNTPSAANIAAYAEIVRERAILRQLIKVGNSIANMAFKPEGMSKEDMLDIAERHVFEIAEKGAKRGGGFIQVKDVLSKVVDRIDSLFEQDSAITGLPTGFIDFDEQTSGLQPADLVIVAGRPSMGKTTFAMNIAENGAIHSKQPVAVFSMEMPADALAMRMLSSLGRIDQHRLRTGKLNDDDWPRLTSAIALLNEAPLFIDDTPALSPTELRARARRLKREHGLSLIVIDYLQLMQGNAGKANENRATEISEISRSLKALGKELEVPVIALSQLNRSLEQRPNKRPVMSDLRESGAIEQDADLIVFIYRDEVYNSDSPDKGKAEIIIGKQRNGPIGTVALTFQGKYTRFENFAPSYYEDQDNYPSYGEE